The region ctgcaatgctgcagcatacccataaatagagtacttggcctccttctgagtctttcctttctcaatcttcttctgtaaatgcttcttcatttcaacaaagtctttttgacaagtttgtaacaacttctggtatgatatcttcccccacgggtactggaaaaagaagtcaatgtcgtctaccatcttcagcatgtcagtccaaaccatcaacttctcctcacgacctttcaaaacaccctcaactaataagcacaaacccatcttgtacacatcatcaactatttgacaactctcaaaagttctgcgcagttgccctatgctcactggggaatgaccattgaagtactcaagaatcaaccgatccaaagtggtcttcgctttaatctcagcttcagacggtccggcctcaaaatttaaaccagtaactaaagcgaactctaattggctaaatctacatctttttttcccaatataaaactggacttcgtcagtcttctcccctctgaatttgtgcaacaacaactgatggactaaggcaccagaaaaatttaatggttctgccatgaagaactgtttgaaaggggattccttcaccctatccaataaaccacattgtataaattttgctttaatctttggaaagtaccaactgccgcgccaagtgatacgtcccgtaaaatgttcctctactagaactatcagttgtggaggtcttaagttctgcataaaacaaataaatacccaattaaatagaataacaaaaaaaaacatcaaattttatattctgcaatatactatcgagcaactatcggaaTCTATCGCACCATATCGGACACTAATGGAAAACTGGAACTATAACATTATCGTGCACAATCGTACCTCACATCGTACACCATCGTATTATAACATACACAACAATTTGTTCCCActatcgggcacacatcgtacccaacatcgtaccctatcgtacctccatcttcaacctcaagttatCAGAAAACACAACCTATCGTACCACCGTCGAaccactatcgtacccctatcgtacactcatcttcaacctgaagttatgagaaacacaaatactatcgtacccatatcgacccactatcgtacctctaaaaaaacccagaattttttttcaaaattttacggtttatcagattttacacagtcaaattcaacaatacatactataacatttttcaatggagaagagattaaaaaaaacacataccctagacTTTTTTGCGCAATGGGGTGTCGGTTTTTCTTCTCCGGTGAGGGGTTGgagcttggtttttcttcgtctccggtgggggttggggcttggtttttcttcgtctccagtgggggttggggcttggtttttctacgtctccggtgggggtttttccgaccgtcgggtgagggagagagcagcgtcgggtgatggtgggtgagggagagagaagcgTCGGGTGTGAGTACTTATGTTGCTCGATTGTTTTGTGGGAGTGAAGAGTTGGGATTTGGGAGGGAACGGGAAATGGGCAGGGGAAAAGCCGAAAGGTAcggtttttattaagttttttttatcactatcgtgtaccatcgggtaaaatcgtgtaccatcgtactatcGGGCAAGCATCGGGCACTTATCGGGTACCATCGTGTACAATCGTACTAATAGGTCTGCATTAACTTAATAACAACTATCGGGCATGCATCAGACTagtatcgatccattatcgtacttaaagggtttgtagaatgaaataaatatcgggcaaccatcgggtagccatcgaaccttaatgaccatcgggtaaccaaaacatatcgggcaagcatcgggtggccatcggacctcatcactaaccttgaaactcaacaactatcgtccCTGCATCGGGCctatatcggacactatcgggcatttagaaaaaaattcaatgaacaaaaaaaaacgcagattttcacagaccacgattttcacccagaaaacagcaaaaaataccaacaaactacatatccaacatctaaacagcaatctaaatcataaaaacaaccaacaacaacaagaatcaaagaaaatcacttacccatgtgtatctttcttgcaagattttagagaggaaagatatgggattttgttatgagaggggtatttttggtattaaatgaaagatgaacatttgtatcatatggtggttaactttggttcaaattttaattattaagctaatgtaagcatgatttatcaaatttttCCTTTTAAAATACTTCAACAACACGTATACAAAGCTCGTGCTCATATGCTGGGTTTGTTGATGTAATAATGTACCATAACAAATATactcttttttaaaaaataaaaaaataataatatctaaCAATACTAATGTCACGTGCACAGACTTCTTAtatattgtaattttatttttgctaAATCTTATattagtatttattttcaagtttatgtGATTTTGACCTTATTGTTTTCCAATAATGTGTGTCGTTTGTTTTACTTCGATTGATGTATGACAAGATATATGAAACGTATCAAATTTGCCACCATTTATTAATCAAGAAAATCTACAGTGTTTATGATTGGTCAAAACCGAAAGATATTTTCTATTACAGCTTTGAATAGTCAGACAGGGAGACGTCTACAATTATGATGTCTTTTTTATCATATCTTCTGGTTGATAATTCCAAAATATAAGCTATAAAACTTTATAATATACTACCAATTATACATTTTCCAGAAAGGCATCACTTGACAGTAAATTAATAGATCTATTTATACAGATTTCAGAAATAGAGCTTCTGAGAATTCCCTTCGCTATTGATTTTGTAATTTGGAATTATTTTCCATGGCTTCAGAAACAAAAGAGCTTCACTTTCTGGTGTTTCCTTTAATGGGACCAGGCCACATGAACCCATTGGTAGACATAGCAAGAGCGTTGGCTCACCGTGGTGTGAGCATCTCCATATTCACCACACCACATAACGCAGCTCGTTTTGAAAGAGTTATTGCTAGGGACAGAGAAAATGGGTTTAGAATCAATCTAATCCAACTCAAGTTTCCATACGAAGAAGTTGGATTACCTCAAGGGTGTGAGAATTTTGATTTGCTGCCTTCACTTGGTTTAGCTACAAAACTCTTCTCTGCAGCCTCTATGCTGCAAAAACCTGCGGAGACTTTGGTCGAAGGGCTTACACCTCAACCGAATTGCGTGATATCAGACACTTGTTTGCCTTGGACAATCAACATAGCTCGGAAGCTTAACATTCCAAGGATAACTTTCACTGGAGGAAGTGGGTTTTTCTTGTTTTGTTTGCACAAGTTAGTTGCTTCTAAGGTTCTTGAGAAAGTTAGCTCGGACACCGAGTTCTGTGTTGTCCCTGACTTACCTGACCGGATTGAGGTAATGAAAGAGCAGCTACAAGGACCAAGAGCTTCGACTATCACAGAACTTAGTCAACAAATCGCAGAAGCCGATATGAGGTCTTATGGAATCATCATCAATAGTTTTGAAGAGTTGGAGCCAGAGTATGTCAAAGACTACAAGAGAGTAAGAAAAGTTTGGTTTGTTGGCCCTGCTTCTTTAAGCAACAAAGATGACTTGGATAAGGTTCAAAGAGGTAATGACAACTCTTCTGTTGATAAATATCAATGCCTTAAATGGCTTGATTCATCGAAACCATGCTCTGTAGTTTATGTTTGCTTGGGAAGCATGTGTAATCTAACACCTCCACAGTTGATAGAGCTTGGCCTAGGCTTGGAAGCCTCAAACAAACCATTCATTTGGGTTATAAGGGGATCAGGGATTAATCGATCTGAAGAACTAGAGAAATGGTTTCAGGAATATGAATTCGAAGAAAGGATTAAGGGACGAGGTGTGGTTATCCGGGGTTGGGCTCCACAAGTACTAATCTTATCACACCCAGCAGTTGGAGCCTTCTTAACTCATTGTGGATGGAATTCAACTCTTGAAGGGATATGCGCAGGGGTTCCCATGGTTACATGGCCACTGTTTGCAGACCAGTTTCTCAATGAGAAATTGGTCGCACAAGTTTTGAACATAGCTGTAACACTGGGGTCGGAAATTCCATTGGTATGGGGAGAAGAAGATCAAGTTGGGGTAATGGTGAAGAGTGACACAATTAAGAATGCTATAGAGAAAGTGCTTGATGAAGGAGAGGAAAGCAAGGAGAGAAGGGAAAGAGTTAGAAAGCTTGGGGAGATGGCAAAGAGAGCTGTTGATGAAGGTGGGTCTTCACACTGCAGTATGACATTGCTTTTAGAAGATATTGCCCAATTGGGAGGCAGTACTGAGCAGAAAGAGtaggaaaagaaaaagaatgtactatttcttttttatttggaaaaatcatTTGTAATAATGCTCATCGTTTATTCAAAAGTTCAATTTTAATTGCACAAGCACTGTTTTCCCTCAAGTATATGGATTAGCATAAGTAAACAGTAAACACAATACAAGAATGTAAACTCTTGTTGCCCCTATCAATTTAATGgtgcaatataaatatatatatatttattatatttttttccaCAAAATGCTATTCTATTATCAGATTACACATCCAATATGATAGTATTTACAACGGATTTTGTTATACTATCAATTGAGTCAactattacatatttattttagTAAATACAAATTTAAGAGTTTACTCTAAAGTTAGTTCTGAATAATACCATCCGGGAAAAATCTACAACAATGTAAGCCTTATTACTTTACCGATAGGGTATGAACCTATTTTATGCAAGTAAATCAATAATTACATATTTTTTTTGTCATGGTGTTCATTGTAGTCAAGACAAGCTTCGTGTATGTGTTTagtaaatttttaataatttatggtGTCAAAATCAAAGTTTAAAAAGATTGTTGCATGTGAATAAAAAAAACATGCACACGTGCAATAGAATCTTGATTTGGACACCATAAATTTTctagaatttttaaaaatttgcaaAAGACTTGATATGACTACAATGAacactgtcataaaaaaaattggggtTATAAATAATTTATGTACCTAAAATAGATTCACACTTACCAGTAAAGTAAAAAGATGTATCATATTCTAGACTCTTCCTTCTAGGGGTGGGCATGGGTTGGGTTGGCTGGGTTTAGAGCGTTTTAATGAGCCAACCCAACTACATCGGCCAAGAGAAATAATGAcctattcaaaatatatttattgaGTTGGGTTGGGTTGGTTTGGGTAGAACCCAATTTTTAAATTCAtgttaaatttaattttgaaaatttataaatCATATTCTGTCATCCTTCAACCTAATTAAGAAATTAAAACTTGTAAACATATATTCAATCAAACCTATCAAACATATGTCATAAAAAACATATTAAACACAAGTACTAAATATATTACAATCATCCATAATATTGGACATAAATAAAAAGTTTAAGtggaataaaaaaaaaacttagaatttaTCAATCAACAGTTGTCTTGGTCTTCTCCTTTGCCTC is a window of Humulus lupulus chromosome 4, drHumLupu1.1, whole genome shotgun sequence DNA encoding:
- the LOC133831213 gene encoding UDP-glycosyltransferase 73C11-like — protein: MASETKELHFLVFPLMGPGHMNPLVDIARALAHRGVSISIFTTPHNAARFERVIARDRENGFRINLIQLKFPYEEVGLPQGCENFDLLPSLGLATKLFSAASMLQKPAETLVEGLTPQPNCVISDTCLPWTINIARKLNIPRITFTGGSGFFLFCLHKLVASKVLEKVSSDTEFCVVPDLPDRIEVMKEQLQGPRASTITELSQQIAEADMRSYGIIINSFEELEPEYVKDYKRVRKVWFVGPASLSNKDDLDKVQRGNDNSSVDKYQCLKWLDSSKPCSVVYVCLGSMCNLTPPQLIELGLGLEASNKPFIWVIRGSGINRSEELEKWFQEYEFEERIKGRGVVIRGWAPQVLILSHPAVGAFLTHCGWNSTLEGICAGVPMVTWPLFADQFLNEKLVAQVLNIAVTLGSEIPLVWGEEDQVGVMVKSDTIKNAIEKVLDEGEESKERRERVRKLGEMAKRAVDEGGSSHCSMTLLLEDIAQLGGSTEQKE